A single region of the Mesotoga sp. BH458_6_3_2_1 genome encodes:
- the galT gene encoding galactose-1-phosphate uridylyltransferase, producing MPELRKDPIIKRWVIIATERARRPHDFINAKEKVESAFCPFDYGNEHTTPPEVMAFRPADTTKDSPGWWVRVVQNKFPALDSSVEPERFGHGMYDVIKGFGTHEVIIETPDHNASMATLSYEQIKEVIWAYKERHQVLEKDTRIKYILIFKNHGREAGASLVHSHSQLIATPIVPKRVAEEIAGSADYYRFRERCVYCDMVNQEGLEGTRVVEENSDFVAFEPFAARFPFETWILPKVHSCNFGEISASQIDSFSVILKNTLLRIHKALDNPPYNFMLHTGIKGIEQSDHYHWHLEIVPRLTRVAGFEWGSGFYINPMPPEHAAMYLREVSIEEE from the coding sequence ATGCCTGAACTCAGAAAAGATCCAATAATCAAGAGATGGGTTATTATTGCGACTGAAAGAGCAAGACGCCCACATGATTTCATAAATGCAAAAGAAAAAGTTGAATCCGCCTTCTGCCCATTTGACTACGGGAATGAACACACAACGCCACCTGAAGTAATGGCTTTTAGGCCAGCAGATACTACGAAAGATAGCCCCGGGTGGTGGGTCAGAGTGGTTCAGAACAAATTTCCGGCGCTGGATTCCAGTGTCGAGCCGGAGCGATTTGGTCATGGGATGTATGATGTTATCAAGGGGTTCGGAACTCATGAAGTGATTATTGAAACACCTGATCATAATGCCTCTATGGCAACCCTATCTTACGAGCAGATCAAAGAGGTTATCTGGGCTTACAAAGAACGCCATCAGGTACTCGAGAAAGACACAAGAATAAAGTACATCTTAATATTCAAGAATCATGGGAGAGAAGCGGGAGCCTCACTTGTTCATTCTCATAGTCAGCTTATCGCAACTCCAATAGTACCGAAGAGGGTTGCTGAGGAAATTGCAGGATCGGCTGATTACTATCGTTTCAGAGAGAGATGCGTTTATTGTGACATGGTAAATCAAGAGGGTCTAGAAGGGACGAGGGTTGTAGAGGAGAACAGCGATTTTGTTGCCTTTGAACCTTTCGCAGCGAGATTCCCCTTTGAAACATGGATACTTCCGAAGGTTCACAGCTGTAATTTTGGAGAGATATCGGCCTCTCAAATAGATAGTTTTTCTGTGATTCTCAAAAATACGTTGCTGAGAATCCATAAGGCCCTAGACAATCCTCCCTACAATTTTATGTTACATACCGGAATAAAAGGTATCGAGCAGTCGGATCACTACCACTGGCATCTGGAGATTGTCCCAAGACTTACTAGGGTTGCGGGATTTGAGTGGGGCTCGGGTTTCTATATAAATCCCATGCCCCCCGAACATGCGGCCATGTATCTTCGTGAGGTAAGCATTGAGGAGGAATGA
- the gatC gene encoding Asp-tRNA(Asn)/Glu-tRNA(Gln) amidotransferase subunit GatC, with protein sequence METKVSDELLKHLEGLSKLELKEEERIGLKKDIEEILQYMTLLDQVDFDEEEMVSPVEKSLEPREDNFVQFEDSKLLRDLFPEREGSYLKVPRIYKEEK encoded by the coding sequence ATGGAGACGAAAGTAAGTGATGAGCTGCTGAAGCACCTGGAAGGTCTTTCAAAGCTCGAATTGAAAGAAGAAGAACGAATCGGTTTGAAGAAGGATATTGAGGAAATACTGCAATATATGACGCTCCTGGATCAGGTTGATTTCGATGAAGAAGAGATGGTCTCACCCGTGGAGAAGAGTCTTGAACCTAGAGAAGACAACTTTGTCCAGTTCGAAGATTCAAAGCTTTTAAGAGATCTTTTCCCTGAGCGGGAAGGAAGCTATCTTAAGGTGCCTAGGATATACAAAGAAGAGAAATGA
- a CDS encoding YraN family protein: protein MSNDFGKRYEELACKYLEKSGYKVKARNVSYRFGEIDIVALKGKTLVFVEVKGGSSFRLPRYRVDERKLRRLELAAQRYIRTEKPVFSEARLDVIEVLENGKVNHLKAVGRW, encoded by the coding sequence ATGAGCAACGATTTCGGCAAAAGATACGAAGAACTTGCCTGTAAATACTTGGAAAAATCGGGATACAAGGTGAAGGCCAGGAATGTCTCGTACAGATTCGGGGAAATCGATATTGTGGCTCTCAAAGGCAAGACGTTGGTCTTTGTTGAAGTTAAGGGTGGAAGCTCTTTCAGGCTACCAAGGTACAGAGTGGATGAAAGAAAACTCAGGCGGCTGGAGCTTGCCGCTCAAAGATACATAAGAACCGAAAAACCCGTATTCAGCGAGGCAAGGCTGGATGTTATTGAGGTTCTGGAAAACGGAAAGGTCAACCATTTGAAAGCTGTTGGAAGGTGGTAG
- a CDS encoding phospho-sugar mutase: MLRDDLAIKEEYKRWLENSTEEMKEELRRFSPSDVRESFALDLEFGTGGMRGVLGAGTNRMNTFTVRRATLGFGRWISERFSNPSVVIAFDTRRKSAHFAEVTAEVLSSMGIKVHLFIEPMPVPVLSFAVRELKASGGVVITASHNPPQYNGYKVYTSDGTQAVPRYAEEIIERVEKSDFFENYNPDKGLIEEISNSLLEAFIETVKKNVLGLCSDYDGLSVVYTPLHGSGNYPVYKTLSDLGHKVKRVEEQTLPDGNFPTVKSPNPEDLNAFSMALSDAEEAEADLLIATDPDCDRLGIMVKHEGTYTALNGNQTGVIMTAFILERLKESLPNDPFIVKTIVSTDLVKKIAAKYNVEVKETLTGFKFIGEIIEKSEVDGKGSYLFGFEESYGSLYGRHARDKDAVSAAALACTIGGFLKRSGRTMIDYLEEIQEEHGHYLEALVNKDYVGIEGRKKIESIMSKLRSRSPLKMGNETIREFKDYLEDSGDLPAADVISIEMQDNSKIVVRPSGTEPKMKFYLMARGDNEDEARNRIEELRELIEGIEGL; encoded by the coding sequence GTGCTAAGAGATGATCTGGCAATTAAAGAAGAGTACAAGAGATGGCTTGAAAACTCAACTGAAGAGATGAAAGAGGAGCTAAGGAGATTCTCCCCGAGTGACGTGAGGGAGAGTTTCGCACTGGATCTGGAATTTGGAACGGGCGGGATGCGGGGAGTACTTGGCGCCGGAACAAATCGGATGAATACTTTCACCGTCAGGAGAGCTACTTTGGGGTTCGGACGTTGGATCTCTGAAAGATTCAGCAACCCATCCGTCGTTATTGCTTTTGACACCAGACGCAAATCTGCCCATTTCGCTGAGGTTACTGCCGAGGTTCTCTCCTCTATGGGTATCAAGGTTCACTTGTTCATTGAACCTATGCCGGTTCCAGTTCTGAGTTTCGCCGTGAGAGAACTGAAAGCCAGCGGCGGTGTTGTGATAACGGCAAGCCATAACCCACCTCAATACAACGGCTATAAGGTTTACACTTCTGATGGTACCCAGGCAGTTCCCAGGTATGCAGAAGAGATTATAGAGAGAGTTGAGAAGTCGGATTTCTTTGAGAACTACAATCCTGACAAAGGTTTGATTGAGGAAATTTCGAATTCTTTGCTAGAAGCATTCATTGAAACTGTGAAGAAGAATGTTCTGGGGCTTTGCTCCGACTATGATGGACTTAGTGTCGTCTATACGCCTCTACATGGAAGTGGAAATTATCCCGTTTATAAAACCCTTTCAGATCTCGGTCACAAGGTCAAGCGAGTGGAGGAGCAAACGCTCCCGGATGGTAACTTTCCCACTGTGAAGAGTCCTAATCCCGAGGACTTGAATGCCTTTTCCATGGCTTTGAGTGATGCAGAAGAAGCGGAAGCCGACCTACTGATTGCGACCGATCCGGACTGTGATAGGTTGGGAATAATGGTGAAGCACGAGGGAACCTACACAGCTCTTAACGGGAATCAGACGGGTGTAATAATGACTGCCTTCATTCTTGAAAGGTTGAAGGAATCTCTTCCAAATGATCCATTCATTGTTAAGACAATTGTATCGACCGATCTTGTCAAGAAAATCGCTGCTAAATATAACGTAGAAGTGAAGGAGACTCTTACGGGTTTCAAGTTCATTGGTGAGATCATTGAAAAATCGGAGGTCGATGGAAAAGGCAGTTATCTCTTTGGTTTTGAAGAGAGCTATGGCTCGCTTTATGGAAGGCACGCGAGGGATAAAGACGCAGTGAGCGCTGCAGCTTTAGCCTGTACAATTGGGGGTTTTCTGAAACGTTCTGGAAGAACTATGATTGACTATCTCGAAGAGATTCAAGAAGAGCACGGCCACTATCTTGAAGCTCTTGTGAACAAAGATTATGTTGGAATTGAAGGCAGAAAGAAAATCGAGTCAATAATGAGTAAATTGAGGAGCAGAAGCCCTTTAAAGATGGGGAACGAAACAATTAGAGAGTTCAAAGATTATTTGGAAGACTCCGGCGATTTACCGGCGGCAGACGTGATTTCCATAGAAATGCAAGACAATTCAAAGATAGTTGTCAGGCCTTCTGGAACAGAGCCAAAAATGAAGTTCTATCTCATGGCCAGAGGCGATAACGAAGATGAAGCGAGAAATAGAATAGAAGAACTGAGAGAACTGATTGAAGGGATTGAGGGCCTATGA
- the truA gene encoding tRNA pseudouridine(38-40) synthase TruA, which translates to MKRFAAVVSYDGTDYFGFQNQPDMRTVQGVFEEALERIHKFSISSQGAGRTDTGVHGYGQVIAFDSTLDRLGASTMKDALNANLPSDVYVRKVHEVTENFSPRFAAKNRIYHYYILNSSEPDIFRRRFVWWFPYPLDIESMRRAGGHLLGEHDFAAFRTGKDDRNPVRTVSAIRIIKVSPHLILIRVEGISFLKRMVRNIVGTLVKVGTGGVSEESVAEFLSSRDRSCLPGTAPPQGLVFYKVVFDEFET; encoded by the coding sequence ATGAAGAGATTCGCTGCTGTAGTCTCATACGATGGAACTGATTATTTCGGCTTTCAGAATCAGCCCGATATGCGGACTGTTCAGGGTGTCTTCGAGGAAGCTCTGGAGAGGATTCATAAGTTCAGTATTTCCAGCCAGGGCGCCGGGCGGACAGATACAGGAGTTCATGGATATGGACAGGTAATTGCATTCGATTCAACTCTAGATCGATTGGGTGCTTCCACCATGAAAGACGCTCTAAACGCAAATCTTCCGTCCGATGTGTATGTAAGGAAAGTACATGAAGTTACCGAGAACTTTAGTCCCAGATTTGCGGCAAAAAACAGAATCTACCATTACTATATTCTGAATTCAAGTGAACCCGACATCTTTAGAAGAAGGTTTGTCTGGTGGTTTCCCTATCCTCTCGACATTGAATCGATGAGAAGAGCAGGCGGTCATTTGCTGGGGGAGCATGATTTTGCCGCTTTCAGAACTGGTAAGGACGATAGAAACCCGGTCAGAACTGTTTCGGCCATTAGAATAATCAAAGTCTCACCTCACTTAATTCTCATTAGGGTGGAGGGAATTTCCTTCCTTAAGAGAATGGTCAGGAATATAGTTGGGACCCTCGTAAAAGTAGGTACGGGAGGCGTTTCGGAAGAATCAGTAGCGGAATTCCTTTCCAGTCGTGACAGATCTTGTCTCCCGGGAACTGCCCCCCCACAAGGACTAGTCTTCTACAAAGTTGTGTTTGATGAGTTCGAAACGTAG
- a CDS encoding glycogen synthase: MKVLYVSYEVYPLAKVGGLADVAGALPKYLRDLGVEIDILMPFHKSVDKNVTSKTGSILKTRFMKREISFELYKKSRPLGNVDVFLLSNDELMDSEEVYGASDLGLQAMSFSDAAAGFAADKGYDIVHLNDWHTGLMAVYLKQANANCRTVFSIHNLAYQGTYGREYLQLSGIESRYLDYISEGSDINFMKAGLVYSDKLSTVSPTYAHEIQTEEYGAGLERILSRRDRDLVGILNGIDYSEYDPEKDPRLWVNYGLNSIEKKEINKSNLQLLLGLPKNRVPLFGLISRLVGQKGLDLIEEIRGELVSLPMQLVVLGTGEKKYEEMLRDLQEDHPDKVAVKLAFNLDLAQKIYAGADFFLMPSRYEPCGLGQMFAMRYGTVPVVRYTGGLADTVKEYGLSDHGNGFGFVDYNGESLLEALKKALGVFNHDVFWREVVSNAMKEDFSWETSAKNYLSLYKQTLEVKRNA, from the coding sequence ATGAAAGTACTTTATGTCTCTTACGAGGTTTATCCACTTGCAAAAGTCGGAGGACTTGCAGATGTTGCTGGAGCTTTACCAAAATATCTTAGAGATCTCGGGGTTGAAATCGATATATTGATGCCATTTCACAAGTCCGTGGACAAGAATGTAACCTCGAAGACAGGATCAATTCTAAAAACAAGGTTCATGAAGAGAGAAATCTCTTTTGAACTCTATAAGAAATCACGCCCGCTTGGCAACGTAGATGTATTTCTCCTCAGCAATGATGAGCTCATGGACTCCGAGGAAGTCTATGGGGCATCGGATCTTGGGCTCCAGGCCATGAGCTTTTCCGATGCTGCAGCAGGTTTCGCCGCCGATAAAGGCTATGATATTGTCCACCTTAACGACTGGCATACAGGCTTGATGGCTGTATATCTGAAGCAGGCAAATGCAAATTGCAGAACTGTCTTTTCAATACACAATCTTGCTTACCAAGGTACTTATGGCAGAGAATATCTCCAACTCTCCGGTATTGAGAGTCGTTACCTAGATTACATCTCAGAAGGGAGCGACATCAACTTCATGAAGGCAGGTTTGGTATATTCTGACAAACTAAGTACTGTATCTCCCACGTATGCCCATGAAATTCAGACGGAAGAGTACGGAGCAGGTCTGGAAAGGATCCTTTCGAGAAGAGACAGAGATCTTGTAGGGATTCTAAATGGAATCGACTACTCCGAATACGATCCTGAAAAGGATCCTCGCTTGTGGGTAAATTACGGTTTGAATAGTATCGAGAAGAAGGAAATAAATAAATCGAATTTGCAGTTGTTGTTAGGACTTCCAAAGAATAGAGTCCCGCTTTTTGGACTGATTTCCCGTTTAGTAGGCCAGAAGGGACTAGATCTCATAGAGGAGATACGGGGAGAGTTAGTAAGCCTTCCTATGCAGTTAGTAGTTCTGGGGACAGGAGAGAAGAAATACGAGGAAATGCTAAGGGATCTTCAAGAGGATCATCCCGACAAAGTTGCTGTAAAACTTGCTTTTAATCTTGATCTTGCGCAAAAGATTTATGCAGGTGCAGATTTTTTCTTGATGCCGTCCAGATATGAGCCCTGTGGCTTGGGTCAGATGTTTGCAATGAGATACGGAACTGTTCCAGTTGTTAGGTACACGGGTGGACTGGCAGATACTGTGAAAGAGTATGGCCTTTCAGACCACGGCAATGGATTCGGTTTTGTTGATTATAATGGCGAAAGCCTGCTTGAGGCTCTGAAAAAGGCGCTTGGAGTCTTTAATCACGACGTCTTTTGGCGAGAGGTCGTGAGTAACGCCATGAAAGAGGATTTCTCTTGGGAAACGTCGGCCAAGAACTATCTTTCCTTATATAAGCAAACTTTGGAGGTCAAAAGGAATGCCTGA
- a CDS encoding MBL fold metallo-hydrolase: MDLNLLFPGSIVYVPGMMDAPTSSCTLLVENSKKILVDPGGFPSIKTLEERLTSLGLSPDSITDILLTHFHLDHAFNSIFFPNATIHLHASYKSRDYGSFGPILGAMYLKIIDSWRSVETFIGGEKIMGVIDVLESPYHSRDHVSFLLETENHGKVFICGDVCTRQIHYHEMRKGMRSDEAATFVTKYFEIADTVIFSHDLPLFKG; encoded by the coding sequence TTGGACTTGAATCTCCTCTTTCCCGGCAGTATCGTCTATGTGCCGGGAATGATGGATGCCCCTACAAGTAGTTGCACTTTGCTTGTGGAAAATAGCAAAAAGATTCTCGTCGATCCAGGCGGGTTTCCTTCAATTAAGACTCTGGAAGAAAGATTGACTTCTCTGGGACTTTCCCCGGACAGCATAACAGACATACTGTTGACTCATTTCCATCTAGATCACGCTTTTAATAGTATATTTTTCCCCAATGCAACGATTCACTTGCACGCTAGTTATAAGAGCAGGGACTATGGGTCTTTCGGTCCTATATTGGGAGCAATGTATCTGAAAATCATTGATTCATGGAGAAGCGTCGAAACATTTATTGGTGGTGAGAAGATTATGGGAGTCATTGATGTTCTCGAATCTCCCTATCACTCCCGTGATCATGTTTCCTTTCTCCTTGAAACGGAAAATCATGGTAAAGTTTTCATTTGTGGTGACGTATGCACAAGACAGATACACTATCATGAAATGCGTAAAGGTATGAGATCAGATGAAGCGGCAACTTTCGTTACGAAGTACTTCGAAATAGCCGATACGGTGATCTTCTCTCATGACCTGCCGTTATTCAAGGGGTGA
- a CDS encoding TlyA family RNA methyltransferase, whose amino-acid sequence MSSKRRLDELLFDLGLSESRTKAATLIRNGKVTIDGMIVVKPSRKVDSNSRIVVADSVIPVGRGYFKLRKAIDIFEINVEGKRVIDVGASTGGFAQLLLEKGAQRVLCVDVGRDQINHRIRNDDRVVSLESTDIRDLTLERAGGKADLLTADLSFISTASLAGLLRSFVEDGGEAVVLVKPQFEAGPGVVKKGLVNSKNVHIGILEGFVKVFRTNDLSPVGLTFSPIRGKKGNIEYLLYSVAEERSIEFDFERLVEEAFGFFDRDKELLG is encoded by the coding sequence ATGAGTTCGAAACGTAGACTCGATGAACTGTTATTTGATCTTGGACTGTCTGAAAGTAGAACAAAAGCAGCGACTTTGATCAGGAACGGAAAAGTAACCATAGATGGTATGATTGTTGTTAAGCCCAGCCGTAAGGTAGATTCTAATAGCAGGATAGTTGTCGCGGATTCTGTAATACCGGTTGGTCGGGGATACTTCAAGCTTAGAAAAGCCATTGACATTTTCGAGATAAATGTTGAAGGAAAGAGAGTCATAGACGTTGGCGCCTCTACAGGTGGGTTTGCGCAGTTGTTGCTTGAGAAAGGTGCACAGAGAGTGCTTTGTGTAGATGTTGGCAGAGATCAGATCAATCACCGCATAAGAAACGATGATAGAGTTGTTTCTCTGGAATCAACTGACATTAGAGACTTGACGCTTGAACGCGCCGGTGGAAAAGCAGATTTGCTTACTGCCGACCTTTCTTTCATTTCAACGGCGTCACTCGCGGGTCTTTTGAGAAGTTTCGTAGAGGACGGCGGGGAAGCAGTGGTCCTTGTGAAACCCCAATTCGAAGCAGGTCCTGGTGTGGTCAAGAAGGGATTGGTTAATTCTAAGAATGTTCATATTGGCATTTTGGAAGGGTTTGTGAAGGTATTTCGTACAAATGATTTGTCTCCTGTTGGATTGACATTCTCACCAATCCGGGGTAAGAAAGGTAATATTGAATACCTTCTTTATTCGGTCGCAGAAGAAAGATCAATTGAATTCGACTTCGAACGATTGGTAGAGGAGGCCTTCGGTTTTTTTGATCGGGATAAAGAGTTATTAGGTTGA
- a CDS encoding HD family hydrolase, with translation MFQGYVKLLELATNLFTMYRWNNTPTLLRTNEAENAFISAQYCLLMSEMAGLNGFHIDDKKLFQRLVLKEIPKCLLSDISVDTKVLIKSLSPDKWNDVFSRTVEEIVQYLPDDRHDPFYLSMVHSKDDTIEGKIIQTGDLLSAKLEAGLHARYFPDFFNRPLKDLEQRIESFRDFEPYRLIADAEWLERYTNALIVLLRAVRWNRLNRNVPTTVAAHSFYVTITAYILSCMEEESGKVINPVESVKLALLHDIPESMTGDIITPTKKKVPGFEEVIAQVEERMVTENLLAGMPDRLIKELKYRMLDPFESHEGKLVWAADQFAATVECLMEIRSGNTQYAFRDAMNRMLDDLSKSDLESVQFLTQTFRWSLDWTGR, from the coding sequence GTGTTTCAAGGATACGTGAAACTTCTGGAACTGGCAACAAATCTCTTCACAATGTATAGATGGAACAACACACCGACTCTGCTAAGGACCAATGAGGCCGAGAACGCCTTCATATCGGCCCAGTACTGTCTGTTGATGTCCGAGATGGCCGGCCTTAATGGTTTTCATATCGACGACAAAAAGCTATTTCAGAGACTTGTTCTCAAAGAAATACCAAAATGCCTTCTCTCTGACATCTCTGTGGACACAAAGGTACTGATCAAGTCACTTTCACCTGACAAGTGGAACGATGTCTTCTCACGAACGGTGGAGGAGATCGTTCAGTACCTTCCTGATGATAGACACGATCCTTTCTACCTTTCGATGGTTCACTCAAAAGACGATACAATCGAAGGCAAAATCATCCAGACCGGGGACCTTCTCTCAGCCAAACTCGAAGCCGGACTTCATGCCAGATATTTTCCTGACTTCTTCAACAGACCGCTGAAAGATTTGGAGCAACGGATAGAGAGTTTTAGGGACTTTGAACCGTATCGTCTCATAGCTGACGCTGAATGGCTAGAACGCTACACGAATGCCCTAATCGTTCTGCTACGGGCAGTCCGCTGGAACAGACTAAACAGAAACGTACCTACTACCGTTGCCGCCCATTCATTCTACGTCACAATAACGGCGTACATTCTCTCCTGTATGGAGGAGGAAAGCGGCAAGGTGATAAATCCGGTTGAATCCGTTAAACTCGCCCTTCTGCATGATATTCCAGAAAGCATGACAGGTGACATAATAACTCCGACTAAGAAAAAAGTCCCGGGCTTCGAGGAGGTGATCGCACAAGTTGAAGAACGAATGGTCACCGAGAATCTGCTAGCCGGAATGCCTGATAGACTTATCAAAGAGCTTAAATACAGAATGCTTGATCCATTTGAATCACATGAAGGTAAACTCGTGTGGGCAGCCGACCAATTTGCTGCGACAGTAGAATGCCTGATGGAAATACGTTCGGGAAACACACAGTATGCCTTCAGAGATGCCATGAACAGGATGCTTGACGACCTATCAAAGTCAGATCTAGAGAGCGTTCAGTTCCTGACCCAAACATTCAGATGGAGTCTAGACTGGACGGGGCGATAG
- a CDS encoding undecaprenyl-diphosphate phosphatase, which produces MSEFTSYLLLGVVQGATEFLPVSSSGHLTIFSSLLNVPLDAESKAAFFAVLHLATFGAVLLFTFKDLWAILAGLGRPEKRSSSIRYIGLLLVATIPAVLAGFLLEDEIKSLFSDVAFTSIMLFVTAAALFISDRFKGDRRILDLSFAGALSIGIFQAAAIAPGISRSGLTIFGALLIGMMRSDAVKFSFLLSLPVTFGAGILEISRVSLPLSTVLLASLFAFLMGIIGLWLLKKLVLKRRLRFFGIYCIIVGTIGLVFRGVM; this is translated from the coding sequence GTGTCTGAATTTACCAGTTACCTCTTGCTAGGAGTAGTGCAAGGAGCAACGGAATTTCTTCCCGTTTCTTCATCTGGACATCTCACGATCTTCTCCAGTCTTCTCAACGTACCACTTGACGCCGAATCCAAGGCTGCATTTTTTGCTGTCTTGCATCTGGCCACTTTTGGTGCAGTTCTGTTGTTTACATTCAAAGATCTGTGGGCGATCTTAGCGGGTCTGGGTAGGCCGGAAAAAAGAAGTTCATCGATCAGGTATATCGGACTGCTTCTCGTAGCAACGATCCCTGCGGTTCTGGCAGGTTTCTTGCTGGAAGATGAGATTAAATCTCTTTTCTCCGATGTGGCCTTCACTTCGATAATGCTTTTTGTTACGGCTGCTGCGCTATTCATTTCTGATAGATTCAAAGGGGACCGAAGGATTCTTGACCTGTCTTTTGCGGGTGCGCTGTCGATTGGGATTTTTCAAGCTGCCGCAATAGCGCCTGGAATATCCAGGAGCGGCCTGACAATTTTCGGTGCTCTTCTAATCGGAATGATGAGAAGTGATGCAGTTAAGTTCTCGTTCCTTCTGAGTCTTCCAGTAACTTTTGGAGCAGGCATTCTCGAGATTTCGAGAGTAAGCCTTCCTCTTTCGACAGTTCTGCTGGCATCTCTTTTCGCCTTCCTCATGGGGATAATCGGGCTTTGGCTCCTCAAGAAACTTGTTCTGAAGCGGCGTCTGAGATTCTTTGGCATATATTGTATAATTGTAGGGACGATTGGATTGGTTTTTCGAGGAGTGATGTGA
- a CDS encoding ACT domain-containing protein: protein MNIDKWTNRTYPVFDENRSLEETLAEAKKIGLTTIFSVDKEGRLSGIARLDEISECDISGLLSGVISEPVFYCRDSDFIEDAALMLIESHDYILPVVNDDFLVVGAIGVFEILEGLMEFTAMDKPGTRISIVLDDEPGALRDVVDFLAEREVNILSIITSASESEDSRRVVIRTDESDISMIAEILQEQGISFESISEEEGFSV, encoded by the coding sequence ATGAATATTGATAAGTGGACAAACAGGACCTATCCCGTTTTTGATGAAAACAGAAGTCTTGAGGAGACCCTTGCCGAGGCGAAGAAAATTGGATTGACAACTATCTTTTCGGTAGACAAGGAAGGTAGATTGTCTGGAATTGCGCGACTAGATGAGATTTCGGAGTGCGATATTTCCGGGTTGCTTTCAGGAGTAATCAGTGAACCTGTTTTTTACTGTCGAGATTCTGACTTTATTGAAGACGCGGCTCTGATGCTAATTGAGAGTCACGATTACATTCTTCCCGTCGTGAACGATGATTTTTTGGTTGTTGGGGCAATAGGAGTCTTCGAGATTCTTGAAGGTTTGATGGAATTCACTGCTATGGACAAACCAGGAACCAGGATTTCAATCGTTCTAGATGACGAACCCGGCGCTTTGAGAGATGTTGTAGACTTCCTTGCTGAAAGAGAAGTAAACATTCTTTCAATAATCACGTCTGCTTCAGAAAGCGAAGATTCCAGGCGCGTTGTCATAAGAACAGACGAGTCTGACATAAGCATGATTGCCGAAATACTTCAAGAACAAGGGATTTCATTTGAAAGTATTAGTGAAGAGGAGGGTTTCAGTGTCTGA